A genomic stretch from Anaerolinea thermophila UNI-1 includes:
- a CDS encoding sugar ABC transporter ATP-binding protein, with product MTDTAIPRLKLEHVYKSFPGVQAVSDVSLDVYGHQILALVGENGAGKSTLMNIINGVVPLDSGKIVLDGQPVSITSPHRALELGITMIHQELALIPELTVGQNIFLGREPRRWGIGVDWKRLYAQAQRELDRLGIEVSAQATIADLSIAQRQLVEIAKALSYNARLIALDEPTSSLTSRETETLFRLVRSLREEGVALIYISHRLEEVFELADRIAVMRDGHLVAVGNAAEFTPAEVVRLMVGRELTEFFPKVPAQRGEPVLKAVNLKAGREVRGVSLELHRGEIVGLAGLVGSGRTNVARLLFGADRLEAGEIWFEGRKVQLRSPQDAIRLGIGLVPEDRKAQGLFAGQSVRYNAAAGLIQRLSRWGFIRFQAVNRIVRELVERLRVRTPHLNQKVRNLSGGNQQKVIISRWLSLNPKVLILDEPTRGVDVGAKAEIHALMSELAAQGMAILMISSELPEVLGVSDRILVMREGRIVAELTREEATQDRIMQAATGQL from the coding sequence ATGACCGATACCGCCATTCCACGCCTGAAACTTGAGCATGTCTATAAATCCTTCCCCGGCGTTCAAGCCGTGAGCGATGTCAGCCTGGATGTGTACGGGCATCAGATTTTAGCCCTGGTGGGCGAGAACGGCGCGGGAAAATCCACCCTGATGAACATTATCAACGGGGTGGTGCCGCTGGACTCGGGAAAGATTGTTCTGGATGGACAGCCGGTGTCCATCACCTCGCCGCACCGCGCGCTGGAACTGGGCATCACCATGATTCACCAGGAACTGGCGCTGATTCCCGAATTGACCGTGGGGCAGAATATTTTCCTCGGGCGCGAGCCGCGGCGCTGGGGCATTGGCGTGGATTGGAAACGTTTGTACGCGCAGGCTCAGCGCGAACTGGATCGGCTGGGCATTGAGGTTTCGGCGCAAGCCACCATTGCCGATTTGAGCATTGCCCAGCGGCAACTGGTGGAGATTGCCAAAGCCCTGTCCTACAACGCCCGCCTGATTGCGCTGGATGAACCCACCAGTTCGCTCACTTCCCGCGAGACGGAGACGCTCTTCCGCCTGGTGCGCTCCCTGCGCGAGGAAGGTGTGGCGCTGATTTACATCTCTCACCGCCTGGAAGAAGTCTTTGAACTGGCAGACCGCATCGCCGTGATGCGCGACGGGCATCTGGTGGCGGTGGGCAACGCCGCCGAGTTCACTCCCGCCGAGGTGGTGCGCCTGATGGTGGGGCGCGAATTGACTGAATTCTTCCCCAAAGTGCCCGCTCAACGCGGCGAGCCCGTGCTGAAAGCCGTCAACCTGAAAGCCGGGCGCGAGGTTCGCGGGGTCAGTCTGGAACTGCACCGCGGCGAGATTGTCGGGCTGGCGGGGCTGGTAGGCTCCGGGCGCACCAATGTTGCCCGCCTGCTGTTCGGCGCCGACCGCCTTGAAGCGGGTGAAATCTGGTTTGAGGGCAGGAAGGTGCAGTTGCGTTCTCCGCAGGATGCCATCCGCCTGGGGATTGGACTGGTGCCTGAAGACCGCAAAGCCCAGGGGCTCTTTGCCGGGCAGAGTGTGCGCTACAACGCCGCCGCCGGGCTGATTCAGCGCCTCTCGCGCTGGGGATTCATCCGTTTTCAGGCGGTCAACCGCATTGTCCGCGAACTGGTGGAGCGGTTGCGGGTGCGCACCCCGCATTTGAATCAGAAGGTGCGCAATCTTTCGGGTGGGAATCAGCAAAAGGTGATTATCTCCCGCTGGCTCAGCCTCAACCCCAAGGTGCTGATTCTGGACGAGCCTACCCGCGGGGTGGATGTGGGCGCTAAAGCCGAAATCCACGCCCTGATGAGCGAACTTGCCGCCCAGGGCATGGCAATCCTGATGATTTCTTCCGAACTGCCGGAAGTGCTGGGGGTGAGCGACCGCATTCTGGTCATGCGCGAAGGGCGCATTGTGGCGGAACTGACCCGCGAAGAAGCCACGCAGGATCGCATCATGCAAGCCGCCACCGGTCAACTGTGA
- a CDS encoding ABC transporter permease: MLNGNHSFSFIAFLRRTSTYLILLVILVWFALLSPEFLTVGNLLTVALQTSLIALVAIGMTLTIITGGIDLSVGSVAALSGALAAGLATRGGLGTYPGLLIGLLTGLGIGFLNGAMIVWGRIPPFVATLASMAVARGLTLVYTQGRPIAGLDKAFTFWGGQGALGIPVPVWVLTVVAVLAYFLLKHTPLGLHIYAVGGGEETTRLAGVNVGLVKFSVYLLSGLCAALSGLILTARLWSAQPNVGVGLELDAIAAAVLGGTSLAGGVGGIPGTLAGAFIIGVLSNGLNLLEMPSYNQQVVKGLVFILAVMLDYFIKQRQVKPKGNPTG, translated from the coding sequence ATGCTGAACGGAAATCATTCATTCTCATTCATCGCTTTCCTGCGCCGCACCAGCACCTATCTGATTCTGCTGGTCATTCTGGTGTGGTTTGCCCTGCTCTCCCCCGAGTTTTTGACGGTGGGCAATTTGCTGACCGTGGCACTGCAAACCTCGCTCATCGCGCTGGTGGCGATTGGGATGACCCTGACCATCATCACCGGCGGGATTGACCTTTCGGTGGGTTCGGTTGCCGCGCTGAGCGGCGCGCTGGCGGCAGGGCTGGCAACCCGCGGCGGGCTGGGGACGTATCCCGGGTTGCTCATCGGCTTGCTCACCGGCTTGGGCATTGGTTTCCTGAACGGCGCGATGATTGTCTGGGGACGCATCCCCCCCTTTGTGGCAACGCTGGCAAGCATGGCGGTTGCCCGCGGCTTGACGCTGGTCTATACCCAGGGGCGTCCGATTGCCGGGCTGGATAAAGCCTTCACCTTTTGGGGCGGGCAGGGCGCGCTGGGCATTCCCGTCCCGGTGTGGGTGCTGACGGTTGTGGCAGTACTGGCGTATTTCCTGCTCAAGCACACCCCGCTGGGATTGCACATCTATGCGGTGGGCGGCGGCGAAGAGACCACCCGTCTGGCGGGTGTCAATGTGGGGCTGGTTAAGTTCAGCGTGTATTTGCTCAGCGGGTTGTGCGCCGCGCTGAGCGGACTGATTCTCACCGCGAGGCTCTGGTCGGCACAGCCTAATGTGGGCGTGGGCTTGGAACTGGACGCCATCGCTGCGGCGGTGCTGGGCGGCACCAGCCTTGCTGGTGGGGTGGGCGGTATTCCGGGGACGCTCGCCGGGGCGTTTATTATTGGTGTGCTGTCCAATGGCTTGAATCTGCTGGAGATGCCCTCGTACAATCAGCAGGTGGTTAAGGGGCTGGTGTTCATCCTGGCGGTGATGCTGGATTACTTCATCAAACAGCGTCAGGTGAAACCTAAAGGGAATCCCACGGGATAG
- a CDS encoding ATP-binding cassette domain-containing protein, with the protein MIEIENLTKVYPNGKRALNSLSLNIHEGMFGLIGPNGAGKTTLMRILATLLTPTAGRVLIFGKDLQTPEGKVSTRKSLGYLPQEIGFHLKLTVEQELDYFAILKNITDPKDRNRQIDNVLEQIGLRSARKERIHTLSGGMKRRLGIGIALLGSPKLLIVDEPTASLDPAERVHFRNLLFQLAGKRIVILSTHIIEDVNQVCSDLAVITNGNLLFHGAPEILLSQVKGKVRIVPESELNAEKNLRLISSKTTPSGTEHRVLSSEKPSHTSENIEPTLEDAYLWLIQQTSEESENV; encoded by the coding sequence ATGATAGAGATTGAGAACTTAACAAAGGTCTATCCAAATGGCAAAAGAGCCCTGAACTCTCTCAGCCTGAACATCCATGAGGGAATGTTTGGCCTTATAGGTCCTAATGGAGCGGGAAAAACTACGCTCATGCGAATTCTCGCTACACTTCTTACTCCCACAGCAGGACGGGTACTTATATTTGGTAAGGATTTACAAACCCCAGAAGGAAAAGTAAGCACCAGAAAGTCTTTAGGATATTTGCCTCAGGAGATTGGCTTTCATCTCAAACTCACAGTGGAGCAGGAACTGGATTATTTTGCTATTCTGAAAAATATCACCGATCCGAAGGACAGAAATAGACAAATCGATAATGTGCTGGAACAGATAGGCTTAAGATCAGCCCGTAAAGAACGTATTCATACCCTTTCAGGGGGAATGAAGCGAAGATTAGGGATTGGAATTGCTCTCTTAGGAAGTCCTAAACTCCTCATTGTGGACGAACCCACCGCGAGCCTTGATCCAGCAGAAAGGGTTCATTTTCGGAATTTGCTGTTCCAATTGGCTGGAAAACGAATCGTCATCCTTTCCACTCACATCATTGAAGATGTTAACCAGGTTTGCTCGGATCTGGCAGTGATTACCAATGGAAATTTATTATTTCACGGCGCCCCGGAAATACTTCTTTCTCAAGTTAAAGGAAAAGTTCGGATAGTTCCAGAGTCGGAATTAAACGCCGAGAAAAACTTACGCCTTATCTCTTCTAAAACTACACCAAGCGGCACAGAACATCGCGTGCTTTCTTCAGAAAAGCCCTCTCACACATCTGAAAATATTGAACCCACCCTTGAAGATGCTTACCTCTGGTTAATTCAACAAACATCTGAAGAGAGTGAAAACGTCTAA
- a CDS encoding peroxiredoxin family protein gives MTEKSKIFTSMLMGTIFLLFIAIAGLFIRVNQLQNQILVLMEYFPVDAGQNSGLSIDTNAPDFTLPNTDGKYFSLHDFLGQKILLGFSSIDCPYCKKMYPELRSFSKKSSNLQIVLISRGTLKENQELVQEQQFNFPILTLEQGNSEIGKNFQVPGTPFFYVIDEVGKICSKGFANTEEHLEELIRKCNQNSN, from the coding sequence ATGACTGAGAAATCAAAGATTTTCACTTCAATGCTAATGGGGACCATTTTTCTTTTATTTATCGCAATAGCAGGTCTGTTCATCCGTGTAAATCAGTTGCAAAATCAAATTTTAGTTTTAATGGAATATTTCCCTGTCGATGCAGGTCAGAACTCAGGCTTATCTATTGATACAAATGCGCCAGACTTTACTTTGCCAAACACAGACGGAAAATATTTTTCCTTACACGATTTCCTGGGACAAAAAATCTTATTGGGATTCTCATCCATTGATTGCCCTTACTGTAAAAAAATGTATCCCGAGCTTCGCTCTTTCAGTAAGAAATCTTCCAACCTACAAATTGTATTGATTTCAAGAGGAACACTTAAAGAGAATCAGGAATTAGTACAGGAACAACAATTCAACTTTCCCATCTTAACCCTTGAACAGGGGAACTCCGAAATTGGGAAAAATTTCCAAGTACCCGGAACGCCTTTCTTTTACGTAATCGATGAAGTTGGGAAAATTTGCAGTAAAGGGTTTGCAAATACTGAAGAGCATCTTGAGGAATTGATTAGAAAATGCAATCAAAACAGTAACTAA
- a CDS encoding M42 family metallopeptidase, with the protein MTDIKDFLKELISLPGLSGYEAPAREVISREWQTLVDELSVSPLGSLHALKRGSSPEPRPRILLAAHMDAIGMMVTRITPEGFLGFTEVGGLDPRILPAQPVRVYGKEPLRGVIVQPSDRLLPPSQKGKPVEMKHLLIDTGLPAEEVRRLVKVGDPIAFDTEPLELPEDLICGHTLDNRASVAALTVCLQTLQRAAHDWDVYAVATAQEEETLGGGFTSPFEIRPTLAIAIDVTFAKGPGVNDYRGKTLGGGVVLGWGPQSHPRVFDDLKALAERLDIPFEIEVYPRASGTDAYAMQIVAEGIPTMVVSIPLRYMHTPVEVVSLSDIRRVGRLLAEYILRLTPEDVKKIQWEEA; encoded by the coding sequence ATGACAGACATAAAAGACTTTCTCAAAGAACTGATTTCCCTGCCGGGTCTCTCCGGCTATGAAGCACCCGCGCGGGAGGTCATCTCCCGTGAGTGGCAGACGCTGGTGGATGAACTCAGCGTGAGCCCGTTGGGCAGTCTGCACGCCCTCAAACGCGGGTCATCTCCCGAACCGCGCCCGCGCATTTTGCTGGCGGCGCACATGGATGCCATCGGCATGATGGTCACCCGCATCACCCCGGAAGGCTTCCTCGGCTTTACCGAGGTAGGCGGGCTGGATCCGCGTATTCTGCCGGCTCAGCCGGTGCGCGTGTACGGCAAAGAGCCTCTGCGCGGGGTGATTGTCCAGCCCTCTGACCGCCTTCTGCCCCCCTCGCAGAAGGGCAAACCGGTGGAGATGAAGCACCTGCTCATTGATACCGGCTTACCCGCCGAGGAAGTGCGCCGCCTGGTAAAGGTTGGCGATCCCATTGCCTTTGATACCGAACCGCTGGAACTCCCCGAGGATTTAATTTGCGGTCACACCCTTGATAACCGCGCTTCGGTTGCCGCGCTGACGGTTTGTCTGCAAACGCTTCAGCGCGCCGCCCACGATTGGGATGTGTACGCCGTGGCTACTGCGCAGGAAGAGGAAACCCTCGGCGGCGGGTTCACTTCGCCGTTTGAGATTCGCCCCACCCTGGCAATTGCCATTGACGTGACCTTTGCCAAAGGTCCGGGCGTGAACGATTACCGCGGCAAGACGCTGGGCGGCGGAGTGGTGCTGGGCTGGGGTCCGCAGTCGCATCCGCGCGTCTTCGATGACCTCAAAGCCCTGGCGGAACGCCTGGACATCCCCTTTGAGATTGAAGTTTATCCGCGTGCTTCCGGAACCGATGCCTATGCCATGCAAATTGTCGCTGAGGGCATTCCCACCATGGTGGTGAGTATTCCCCTGCGTTACATGCACACGCCGGTGGAGGTGGTCTCGCTCAGCGACATCCGCCGTGTGGGCAGACTGCTGGCGGAGTACATCCTGCGGTTAACCCCTGAAGATGTGAAGAAGATTCAATGGGAGGAGGCATAA
- a CDS encoding M42 family metallopeptidase has protein sequence MSPATPAPQIGAEQIALLEKLSNACAVSGDEAQVRKIVLEEIKPFADDLRVDALGNVLAVRKARTPNALRVMVDAHMDEVGFMIVEDDKDGLFRFVAVGGLDERTLPGKKVLVGAENVPGIIGAKPIHLTEEGETERKIPIESLRIDVGLKGGKKVKVGDRATFATRFWQSGNALFGKALDDRLGVATLIELFKNPPENIELLAAFTVQEEIGLRGARPAAYAFNPQLAIALDSTPANDLPMWDGSENIFYNTRLGAGPALYIADSATLSDPRLVRHFAQTGEQMGIPFQFRQPGGGGTNAGAIHRVREGVPSLSVSVPGRFAHTAIMLARLDDWQNTLALVYYALSRLDAGILQR, from the coding sequence ATGAGCCCTGCAACCCCTGCCCCTCAAATTGGCGCAGAGCAGATTGCTCTGTTGGAAAAACTCTCCAATGCCTGCGCCGTTTCCGGCGATGAAGCCCAGGTGCGCAAAATCGTCCTTGAAGAAATCAAGCCCTTTGCCGATGACCTGCGCGTGGATGCGCTGGGCAACGTCCTGGCGGTGCGCAAAGCCCGCACCCCCAATGCCCTGCGGGTGATGGTGGATGCCCATATGGACGAGGTCGGTTTCATGATTGTCGAGGACGACAAGGATGGGCTGTTCCGTTTTGTTGCCGTGGGCGGGCTGGACGAGCGCACTCTGCCCGGCAAGAAGGTGCTGGTCGGTGCAGAGAATGTTCCCGGCATCATTGGCGCCAAACCCATTCACCTCACCGAAGAAGGCGAGACCGAACGCAAGATTCCCATCGAGTCCCTGCGTATTGATGTGGGTCTGAAGGGCGGTAAGAAGGTCAAGGTGGGCGACCGCGCCACCTTTGCCACGCGCTTCTGGCAGTCGGGCAATGCCCTGTTTGGCAAGGCGCTGGACGACCGTCTGGGTGTGGCAACCCTCATCGAACTGTTCAAGAACCCGCCGGAGAACATTGAACTGCTGGCGGCGTTTACCGTCCAGGAAGAGATTGGTTTGCGCGGCGCGCGCCCGGCGGCGTACGCTTTCAACCCGCAACTGGCAATTGCCCTGGACTCGACCCCCGCCAACGACCTGCCCATGTGGGATGGCAGTGAGAATATCTTCTACAACACCCGCCTGGGCGCCGGTCCTGCGCTGTACATTGCCGACTCGGCAACTCTGTCCGACCCGCGGCTGGTGCGCCATTTTGCGCAGACGGGCGAGCAGATGGGCATCCCCTTCCAGTTCCGCCAGCCCGGTGGAGGCGGCACCAATGCCGGCGCTATTCACCGCGTGCGCGAGGGCGTGCCTTCGCTCTCGGTTTCGGTACCGGGACGCTTTGCCCATACCGCCATCATGCTGGCGCGTCTGGATGACTGGCAAAACACGCTCGCGCTGGTGTATTATGCCCTCTCGCGCCTGGACGCGGGCATCCTTCAGCGTTGA